A genomic window from Bubalus bubalis isolate 160015118507 breed Murrah chromosome X, NDDB_SH_1, whole genome shotgun sequence includes:
- the PABPC5 gene encoding polyadenylate-binding protein 5, which translates to MGSGEPNPAGKKKKYLKAALYVGDLDPDVTEDMLYKKFRPAGPLRFTRICRDPVTRSPLGYGYVNFRFPADAEWALNTMNFDLINGKPFRLMWSQPDDRLRKSGIGNIFIKNLDKSIDNRALFYLFSAFGSILSCKVVCDDNGSKGYAYVHFDSLAAANRAIWHMNGVRLNNRQVYVGRFKFPEERAAEVRTRDRATFTNVFVKNFGDDMDDDKLKELFSEYGPTESVKVIRDSSGKSKGFGFVRYETHEAAQKAVLDLHGKSIDGKVLYVGRAQKKIERLAELRRRFERLRLKEKSRPPGVPIYIKNLDETIDDEKLKEEFSSFGSISRAKVMVEVGQGKGFGVVCFSSFEEATKAVDEMNGRIVGSKPLQVTLGQARRRW; encoded by the coding sequence ATGGGGAGTGGGGAGCCTAATCCTGctggcaagaaaaagaagtacCTCAAGGCTGCCCTGTATGTGGGTGACTTGGACCCAGATGTTACTGAGGACATGTTATATAAAAAGTTCAGGCCTGCTGGACCTCTGCGCTTCACCCGAATCTGCCGTGACCCAGTGACCCGCAGCCCCCTGGGCTATGGCTACGTTAACTTCCGCTTTCCTGCGGATGCTGAGTGGGCGCTGAACACCATGAATTTTGATTTGATTAATGGCAAACCATTCCGTCTAATGTGGTCTCAGCCAGATGACCGCTTAAGAAAGTCTGGAATTGGAAATATATTCATCAAAAACCTGGACAAATCCATTGACAACAGGGCccttttttatctgttttcagCTTTTGGGAGCATTCTCTCCTGCAAAGTCGTATGCGATGACAATGGCTCTAAGGGTTATGCCTATGTGCACTTTGACAGCCTGGCCGCTGCCAATAGGGCCATCTGGCACATGAACGGAGTGCGGCTCAACAACCGCCAGGTGTACGTTGGCCGATTCAAATTTCCGGAAGAGAGGGCTGCTGAAGTTAGAACTAGGGatagagcgactttcactaatgTTTTCGTTAAAAACTTTGGAGATGACATGGATGACGACAAACTGAAGGAACTTTTCAGTGAGTATGGGCCAACTGAAAGCGTTAAGGTAATAAGAGATTCCAGTGGGAAATCGAAAGGCTTTGGATTTGTGAGATATGAGACACATGAGGCTGCCCAAAAGGCTGTGTTAGATCTGCATGGAAAGTCCATCGATGGGAAAGTGCTCTATGTAGGGCGAGCACAGAAGAAAATTGAACGTCTTGCAGAGTTAAGGAGAAGATTTGAGCGGctgagattaaaagaaaaaagtcggCCTCCAGGGGTGCCTATCTATATTAAGAACCTGGACGAGACCATTgatgatgaaaaactgaaggaggaattttcttcctttgggTCAATTAGTCGGGCCAAAGTGATGGTGGAGGTGGGGCAAGGCAAAGGGTTTGgtgttgtctgcttctcctcttttGAAGAGGCTACCAAAGCAGTAGATGAGATGAATGGTCGCATAGTGGGTTCCAAGCCTCTGCAGGTCACTCTGGGCCAGGCCAGGCGCAGGTGGTGA